DNA from Sulfurimonas gotlandica GD1:
CCATGCCTATATGTTTTAATCTCTATTAGGCCATGGCTGATTCCATTTTCTATAATCGCATCTTCAGCATTTTTAATCAGATTTAAAATAACCTGCTTAAACTCATTTTCATAGATGCAAAGCTCATCTTTAAAATCATTATGTATGACTAAGATTGTGTCGTGATCTTGAAGAGATGTTTTAACGATTTGAACAGTGTCATCTATAATATTTTCAAAAGTTGTTTTTGTAACCACCTTGGAATCTTTAAAGAAGTTTCTAAAATCATTAATAGTGAGACTAAGATGCTGTGAATATGCTTGAATATCTTTTATGCCTGCAGTAAATACAGGCTGATCATAATCATCCATAATAAGCTTTAACTCTAGTGTAGATGCAGTCGAAGAGATAGCGGCTAATGGTTGTCTCCATTGGTGAGCAATCATACTTAGCATCTCACCCATTTGTGCCATTTTACTCTGCTGAAGCATATGTAGTTCTTTCTCTTTAGCTTGAGTTATTGCTTTTGAAGTTTCATTTTTTAGGTTTATAAATTCATCTTGAAGTTGATCATTCGCATCAAGTAACTCTTTTTCTCTCTTTGCTAAAATATAAGATAAATATATTACTAAAACAAAGCCTATGATGGAGATGAAAATAAGCATGTTGTCTCTAGCTTCTAGGTTTGACTCAATAACATCCTCAAGAGAAGTTATAACTTCGATTACTCCCCTTTTGTCACCTAGTTTCCATTTGTCCTCTGTCCATGTTCTTTGGGGATGTGAATTGTGACAATCTACACAAGCCTGGTCAGTCATAAAGTCAGTTACTGCAACTCTTAAAACAGGTTTATCATCTATAAAATCCTTTTTTATGTAGATACCGTCATCACTATTTTTAGTATATTCTATTGCTTCTTTTTGAAATTCACTTAGTTCTCTCATCTTTCTAAAGGCAAAAGGGTATTCACTGTAAAGATTGTACTTTATTCCACTGTTATCGCTAAATATTCTACTTAGATCATGCAGAGCAGTTGCTGGAAGTGGCAGAGAGTTATTTAGACCCTTGTGGTCATAACTAAACTGCATATTTGGTGCATACTTTTTAATATCTTTTACAACAGCATCTACATAATAAGCACGTGTTAGTTTCATCTGCTCAACAGCGGTAATAGAGTGTTTTGTGGCCATTTTAATAGAATTTTTTTCTGTAATATATGGAATGTAAAAGAAAACAGTTATATAAGTGGCAAGAGAGGCTAATATGATAGGCGTGATGATTTTACTATCGCGAAGAATTTTTAGTGCTGAGTTTATTTTTTTATTCATTATCTTCATTAGTGAGGCATTATATATATGTTGTACTTAAAGTTGTTTTATATCTGCTAAACTATCATTTATGAAACTCTCACACTTAATACAAATAAAAAACTATCTACAAAAATTTCAAAAAATTTCAGCAATATATAGAGTAAGTGACACAATAGTCAAAGTATCATTCGATAGAGACGATGAAATCTTCTTTGAGATGCAACGCTCAAACTCTAAGATGTTTAGATGCAGCTCTTATGCCCGCTCAAAAGTTTATAATGCTCCATTTGATGTGCTTTTAGCAAAACGATTTAATCGTGCAAATATTTTGAGTGTAGAACTTATAAATGAAGATAAAATCTTAAGATTTAAAACCTCAATCAGTTCTGCATACAAAGAGGAAACAACATTACTGCAGTTTGAATTTACAGGTAAATATACAAATGTAATCATTTTAGATGAAAATGAAGTGGTACTTGAAGCTCTTCGTCATGTTGATCTCTTTTCTTCATTTCGTGAAGTAAGGGTTGGACAGAAGCTACTGAATGTCCCAACTGCTCCATTTATAGCAAAAGAGTACCCGCTAGAAGATGTAGAAAAGTTTTTGCATGATGAGTATGCTCAAGATATTGAGGATAAACTAGGATCTCTAAAAAAGCAAAAACTCTCTTTTCTTGGTAAAAAGCTAAAAAAATTGCAAAAATTGTACGATGTGCTTGAAGATGAAGAAAAACTTGAAGCTGAGGTGCAAATGTGTCAGCATCATGGAAACTTACTTTTAGCAAATATTCATAATATTAAGCCATATAAAAAGAGCATAGAGGTGAGTGACTATGACGGAACTCCTGTTACAATAGAGTTTCACAAAGACTTCTCAAGCCCCGCACAGATGGCAAATTCTCTATTTACAAGAAGTAAAAAAGCTAAACAAAAAGTATCGCATCTGCATATAGAAAAAGAGTCTCTTAATTCTAAAATAGAGCATATGAAACTATTTATGTCTGCTGTAGAAGAGGCAAAAGATATAGCCAAGATACAACTCTTGTTCCCAAAAAAGATTCAATCGAAAAAGATAAAAACAAATGATTCTATAGAGACTTTCTGGATAGATGGTTATAAAATTCAGCTTGGCAAAAATGAAAAGGGTAATGTAGAAGTCCTTAAAAATGCAAGAGCAAAAGATATTTGGGTTCATATGAAAGATAGACCATCAGCTCACGTAATCATCACAACAGATAAGCAAAATATCCCTATGAATATCATCGAAGGGGCTGGAAGATTGTGTGTTGATTTTACAATAGCTCAAAAAGATAAGTTTTTGGTCGATTATACTCCTAGACGAGAAGTTACTATTCAAAGTGGTGCGAGTGTGCTTTATAATAAATATAAAACTATCGAGATAGATACACGGTGATAGTAGATTAAAGTGAGGAGGATGTTATGTCAATTGGAGCGATAGGAAGTGCTGTTTTTACTAATCAGATGACTGCTAATGTGTCCTCTGTGCAAAATGCTCATAATAATCGTGTGGATTTTCAAAATATGGTTGCGCAAGCGGCTGCTCAAGAGAAAGACGAGAAGGTTCTTGAAGTCCGTCCAACTGAAGAAAATCATGAAGTTGATCCAGATCGTGAACATGAAAAAAATGAAGCTGATCAAGAGACTGCCAGAAGTAAACATGAAGAACATGAGAGTGAAGAAGAGGAAAAAAAGAGTGAGTTTCCAATTCATAAACTAGATATTAAAGTCTGATTTGGTATAATCCTTTCAAAGGAAACTCATGGGATTTTTAAAAGCACTTACCTCAAGTAAAGAGAGAACTGTTACTGGTCTTTCGCTGATAGCAGTCGTTTTAATTATTGGTTTTATTGATAATTTTTTTCTTATGTGGGCAGTTCTTGGAGCTGTTTATCTAGTAGCATTTGGCGAGGCGGTGAAACTTTTTCAAGTTGAAAAAGACTCATTGACGATTTATGCTGTTGGCATCTGGCTTCTGGCTGGTGTCTATCCCTATGGCGATGACCTCTTTGTTTTGGCCGGTGTTGCTTATGCAAGTGCTGTGGCTTTTGACAAAGAACTTAAATGGAATGACTTTTTTCCTTTTATCTACCCCACAGCAGGAATGCTGTTTATCTTCACAATGTATCAAGAATACGGAGTACTTTCATTATTGTGGCTTTTAGTAGTTGTTGCAATGACTGATGTCGGGGCTTACGCTGTAGGAAAAAGCATCGGAAAAACTCCTTTTTGTGAGACTAGTCCAAACAAGACTATGGAAGGCGTAGTCGGTGGCATTATAGTTGCTACTTTCAGTGGTATGTTTGTAGGGCTTAGTATTGTTGACTTAGGTGTTGCTTTTATCATCTCTTTTATGGTTGCGACTAGCTCTATTTTTGGAGATCTTTTTGAGAGTAGCCTCAAAAGAGCTGCCGGTGTAAAAGACAGTGGAGATATACTTCCAGGTCATGGTGGTGCTCTTGACAGAATAGATGGTTACCTCTTTGGTGCTATTGTTATGCTTGTGCTTCTGAGAGGACTTGTGTAGTTTGGTACTGCTAGGCTCAACAGGTTCTATAGGTGTAAATACACTCGAAGTAGCTAAAAAATTTAACATAGATGTTGAAGTCTTAGTCTGTGGAAAAAATATAGAACTATTAAACAAACAGATTTTAGAACACTCTCCTAAAGTTGTTGTAATCGCAGATGCCCATGACATACACAAAGTAAATCACTCTAATGTATTTTCAGGCTCAGATGCTATTTTAAAAGTTATAGAAGATTCAAGTTCGGAGTTAGTTGTAAATGCGCTTGTTGGTTTTTTGGGTCTTCGTCCGACACTCACAGCTCTGGGTTGCGGTAAAAAAATAGCTCTTGCAAATAAAGAATCATTAGTCGCTTGCGGTGATTTTATAGATGTAAGTAGAATCCAGCCAATAGACTCTGAGCACTTTGGTCTTTGGTACCTGATGCAAGATAGACCTGTTGAGAAGATGATTATCACTGCATCTGGCGGAGCATTTCGTGATTGGGATATAAATAAACTTCAAAATGCTACTCTAGCAGATACTCAAAAACATCCAAACTGGTCAATGGGACAAAAGATTACAATAGATTCTGCCACTATGGTAAATAAGATGTTTGAGTTATTAGAAGCCAGATGGCTCTTTGGAAAGGGTGAGTACGATGCAATCATTGAGACAAAGTCGCTTATTCATGCACTAATTGATTTTAAAGATGGCTCAACTACGGCACACTTTGCTCATGCTTCTATGCAGCTTCCAATCGCTTATGCACTTGATGAAAAGATGAATGAGAATATCTTAGGGCATGTTGACTTGCTAAAAGTCGGCTCTTTAGAGTTTCGTGAAATCACTACTGATAGATATCCAGTTTGGCAGATTAGAGAAGAGTTGCTTAAAAATCCATCTCGTGGGGTTGTAGTAAATGCAGCAAATGAAGCAGCGATCCAGAAGTTTATAAATAAAGAGATAGGCTTTATGGATATCAGTAAGACTATAATAGAGGCTTTTGAGAAGTTTACAGAGATGCCAAAAAATGTTGATGATGTATTTGACATAGATGCTCAAGTTCGTAGAGAAATTGGGAAAAGAAAATAATGACTAATCAAGTTGAGAAAGCTACGAGTGGTGGTGACTTACTCACTTGGGGCATAATGTTTGGTCTGCTTGTGATAGTAGCTGCAGGTTTAGCTATTTGGGATATAAAAAGTAGAAAGGAATAGGGCTATGATATTAAGCATAGAAAGCTCATGTGATGATAGCGCCATTGCAATTACAGATATAAAAACAAAAAAACTTCTTTTTCATAAAAAAATATCTCAAGAACTTGAGCACTCTATTTATGGTGGAGTTGTTCCAGAACTAGCTGCCAGACTTCATGCTGAAGCACTACCAAAGATACTTGCAGAGTGTGAGCCATACTTTAAAGATTTAAAAGCAGTAGCAGTTACATCAACTCCAGGTTTAGCTGTAACACTTGTCGAAGGGGTGACTATGGCTAAGGCTGTGTCTGTTGCTTTAGGCATTCCCCTTATAGGGGTTAATCATCTTGTGGGACACATCTACTCTCTTTTTATAGATAAAGAAACACGGTTCCCTTTGACTGTTCTTTTAGTATCGGGTGGACATACTCAAGTTATGGAAGTAAAATCATTGCAAGAGATAAAAACTGTTGCTAAAAGTATGGATGACAGTTTTGGAGAGAGTTTTGACAAGTGTGCAAAGATGATGGGGCTTGGCTACCCTGGTGGACCGCTTATAGAAGAATTGGCAAAAGATGGAGATAGAAAAAAGTATGATTTTACAATTCCTCTTTCGCAATCAAAACTGATTGCGTTCTCATACTCAGGACTTAAAAATGCAGTTAGGCTTGCAGTTGAAAAAGGTAGTGAAGAAGACTATAAAGATATAGCCGCTTCATTTGAGCATATTGCGACTATGCATCTGACTCAGAAATTAAAAAAGTATTTTAAAACTGTTCAACCAAAAACTTTTGCAATAGTCGGTGGAGCAAGTGCTAACTTGTATCTTCGCTCACAGATTCAAGAACTTTTAAGGCCTCATGGAGCAGATTTACTTCTTAGTGAACTAAAATATTGTTCTGACAATGCAGCTATGATAGGTAGAGTAGCAGTTGAAATGTATGATAAAAAAATGTTTAGTAATATGCAAGACCTAGATATATCTCCAAGAAGTAGTATATAATACTACAGACTAAAGCATTTAAACCCTTTAGCAAGGTTAGATTAAGAGAGTTAGTGTGAGAGATAATCTTAAGTGAAACTTAGTTAAAAACACAATAAATCTAAATAAGAGTATTTTTATCCGATTTGACTTATAATTCTCTTGTCCAATTAATAAATCACGAAAACGTGATTAACTTTTTACTCAGCAAAACTGAAGTAACAAAGTAAAATAAAAAAATAAAAAAATTAAGGAGCCAAAATGGCAACAGTAACATTCAAAAACGACATCGTATGTAATTTAGCAGGTAACGAAATCAATGTAGGTGATACAGCACCAGTAACAACAGTAGTAAACTGTAACCCAATGCTTCAAAATGAGCAAATCGGTGGAGAAGGTAAAGTTCAATTAGTTGTAGCAGTACCATCTTTAGATACAGGTGTTTGTGACGCTGAAACAAGAAGATTTAACACTGAAGCAGCAGCTTTATCAGGTGTTGAAGTTATTACTGTTTCTATGGATTTACCATTTGCATCTGCTAGATGGTGTGGAGCAGCTGGAATTGAAAACTTAAAAGTTTGTTCTGACTTCAGAAACAAAGATTTCGCTAACGCTTATGGTGTTCTTTTAGCTGATGGTCCTTTAGCTGGTATCACTGCAAGAGTTATTTTTGTAATTGGTAAAGATGGAAAAGTTTCTTACAAGCAAGTTGTTCCAGAAATTACAACTGAGCCTAACTACGAAGAAGCTATCGCTGCTGCAAAAGCTGCACTTTAATCAACACTCCTTAGACATTTTAGGTAATTTTCAAAAGCTACTTTCTTCCCCTGTAGTAGCTTTTGGCGCCTTTGGTGCCAAAACGAAGTGAGCCGATAACTCATTTTATTCTTCCTCCTTTTTTAGGGCTTCGGCCCTAATATTTATCTCTTTAAGTTTACTACTAAAACACTCTGATATAATTGTATAAAACAACATTGGAGATTTTAAATGAAAAAAATTTTTACAGCCTTGACGTGTGCAGGTCTTTTAGCCTCAACTGTTAGTGCAGATTTTGGAAGAGTTGAGATGGGTGTTGGTGCCTGGGCACAAAAAACTAGTGGTAAGATTAGCTACACTGATAATGGAGCAAACGGTACATATACATCAAGCGAAAAAGATGTTTCTCAGCTTTATGTATGGGCACTAATAAAACATCCTATACCAGTTGTTCCTAACCTTAGATTGGAATATGTAGCTTTAGAAGATAAAGGTACTGCTACTGGTCAGTTTAAAGATTTTAATATCGGTGGGGTTAGTACTACTATGGCTTATGACATGAAACAATACGATATTATTCCATACTACAACATCTTGGATAATACTGCATGGATTACTCTTGATCTTGGTTTAGATATTAAAGTAGTTGAAGCGTCATACAATGCAGCTCCACAAACTCCTTTTACTGGTTATAGCGGCAGTGAGACAATAGCTCTACCACTTCTTTATGTTAGAGGTCGTGTTGAGATTCCTTCAACTAATATTGGTATTGAAGCAGATGTGAAATATGTGACATATAGTTCAAGTACTGTCTATGATGCTCGTGCAAAAATTGATTATACTTTAGATTTTATACCTGTAGTTCAGCCGGCAATAGAAGTTGGCTATAGAGTTCAAAAAATTGATCTTGCAGATGATAGTTCTTTAAATGTTGATTTAGAGTTTTCAGGTGTTTATGCAGGTTTAATGCTTCGTTTCTAAAAAATAGTCTAAATTAAGAGGCTAAAAAAAGCCTCTTAATTATAGTGTTTTTAATTTTTCGTAGAGTTTATACGGAGTTACACCTAAGGCTTCTGCCGCTTCTTTCATTTTAGTATCAGACGATGCTTTAAAGCCTTGTTTTTCTAAAAATTCTATAGACTTTTCCAAACTTATTTTATTAAGACTTGCTAGCTCATCCAGTGTTCTGCGTCCTAAAAAATCTATTTTTTCATCATTTGAATTTTGCTTTGGTCTTATTATGTCATAAATTACTTTTGAAGCAATTCCATTTTCTTTTGATATTTCCAATAGTGTCTGCTCTATTGAATCTACTTTAATATTACTGTCTTTTAAGAGTTTTACAGCGTTATCAGTATCTGCACCTATTCTTTTTGAAAAAGATTTTAAAGAAGATTCTTCTGCGTGTCCATATGGCGGTGAACCATATTCTTTCTCCCAATAAGATTTGATATCATCATTTAAATCAAGTACACTCTGAAAAGGCTGGATGCCACTTAATGTCCCTGCTACAAAAAGTATGTTGAGGCCAAGTGCGATTAAAAGTTCTTTTTTGAACAGTGTAATCTTCTTTGCACTATCTCTCATGTAGCTTACAAGCGGCTTCCAATTGTAATATATATGCCAAATTGTTACAACTAAAAAAAGAATCATCGAAGTTATATGAATATCACCGTATTGAGTCTTAGTAAGTCCAAACATCTGCCAGTTAGCCCAATAAGCAATCTTGCCCTTTGGAACAATATAGAGCATTATGCCAGTGATACTCATAACAAGAAACGAAAAAGCAAGTGTTAATGAGATAATCTTTTTCATTACAATTTTATTGTCCATTTAGCGATTACTTCCCTGACCACGTCCCATACCTTGACCACGTCCACCTTTTCGGTTTGCTTGGTGGGTTTGAAATTCTTCTTTATCAATGTTCCCATCAGCGTTTGCATCTATATCATTAAATTTAGGTGCATTATCGGCATTACGCATCATACGACCAGATTCAGCTTGTTTTTGCATACGTTTTTCTTGAGTAAAGTTAAACTCTTTTTGAGTGATTTTACCATTACCATCAGTGTCAAAATCTGAATATGACGGCATTGTATTTGCCGGTACTATAGCTAGAGCGCCCGTAACTATTAATGTTACTATAAGTAAAGTTTTCATCTTAAACTCCTTGTTTTTTATCTATATGTGCATATTTTATAATGTTAATATTAACGAAATCTTAACCTAAATACCTCTTGTCTAAGATTACAACTTCACACTCTAGTGAGATACCGAACTCATCAAGCACCCTTTTTTGAGCCTCTTCAATTAGAAAGATGGCATCTTCAAAAATACCACCTCCACAGTTAACTAAAAAGTTTGCATGTTCAGTGCTAAACTCCATTCCGCCAACTCTTTTTCCCTTTAATCCAACAGCTTCTATTAGTCTTCCGGCATAATCACCCTCTGGATTTTTAAAGCAGCTTCCAGCACTTGGAATACTTGGTTGGTTTGAACGCATCTTTTTAAACAGCGCTACTTTTTCTTCATCAAAACCATACTCAAGAGCAAAGGTAGCTTCTAAAATAGGCTCTTTTATATTTGTAAATCTGTACCCAAAAGTTATATCATCTTTGTGCAGGGCGGCTTTAGTTGTTTTAATGCTAATCAGATAGTTAAATATTTCATACTCTTTAAGTCCAGCGTTCATATATACCAAACCGCCAAGAGTTCCAGGTAGATGTGAAATAAATTCAAAGTTTGCGATATTGTGTTTTTTACAAAATGAGGCTATTTTCCCTGAAGGGGTTGCTGCGCCAATTTTAAGTACGCTGTCTTCTATTTTTATATAGTCGTAACTTTTTGAAAGTTTCATGAGTTTTGGAGGTTGTGTCCCCATAAGAATGTTGTTACAAGATCCTATGAGAAAGTGTTGTGGGGTCAAGTCATTTGGATTTTCTAAAAGAGAAACTTCAAGAGTATCTCCAATATTTATGGAAGAGAATTTGGAAAAGTCTATTTTTTTCGTTTTCATCACTCTATGAATTCTGGCATCATATTGAAGATATTGGTCGCAAAGTCGGTCATAGAGTTTAGCATCCAAGGCATAGTCAAGATTATAACTATAACAACACCAATAATCTTAGGAATAAAAGAAAGAGTCATCTCGTTAATCTGAGTTGTAGCTTGAAATATACTAACTGCCAAACCTACGAGCATACCTGTTAAAAGACCAGGAAGAGCTAATAAAAGAGCGATCTTAAATGTTTCAATTCCTAGTGCAATTAATTTGGCTTCCATGACGCTATGAGTTCCTAAGCTCTTTGTACTCAGTAGGAATCATAAAATCTTCTACTTTAACTTGTGAGTCATAAAAACCATGTTTGTGTCCAAGTTCAAACAGTTTGTCTATTGCTTTGTATTGAATATCACTTAGAGTGATTGAGTCGTCATTTGCATAAAGCTCTAAGTATTTATCTAGTGTCGGAGCATCTATACGTACTAAATCACGTTCAATTAGCATTTTAGAAAGTCTATCTTTGTGATCTCTTGCAACTTGAACCGCTTTAGTAAGAGTTGCTTCATATTCAATAGCTTTATTTAGAGGAAGTGAGCGGCGAATTGCCATACCACCAAGAGGAAGAGGAAGTTCATCTCCGGCTAGTTCTTGCCAGATATCCCACATCTCACGTTCTACTTCAAGAGCATTATCATAAGTCAAAATGCTCTCATGAATTAAAACGCCTGCATCTACATTGCCATCAAGAACAGCTTGCTCAATCTCTAAAAAGTTCATATAAGTAACTCTTGCGTCAGGATAAGCTATGCGAAAAAGCATCGCATTTGTAGTGTGTTTTCCACTAAGTGCAACCTTAAAGTTACGTTTTAGTTTTACACCTTTTTTCTTGATGAGTTTTGGTCCATAACCTTCACCAAAACTTACAGCAGTTCTTAGCGGTGCATATTCTTCTTTTATGTGCGGATAGAGAGCAAAGCTTATAGCAACAATGTCATAAACACCGTTTAGTGCATCTTCATTTAGTGTTTGGATATCTTTAGCAATGTTATCAAATAGGGTGTTTTTCATATCAACCCAGCCAAATTTGATAGCATAATACATGAAGATATCATCAGCATCTGGGGAGTGTGCAATTAAAGTTCTTTTCATAAAGTTGATTTTAGCCAAAAAGGGATAAAATCTCACTAATTTGTATATAGAATATTTTGTATAAAAAGAAGTTGGCAAAATAATATGACAATATGTCATATTATTTATAAAGCATCGAAAAATTACCTATAATTACTCAAAATTTAAAATAAGTGAGCCCAAGATGGACGCAAATAAACAAAAATCATTAGACTTAGCGATGAAACAAATCGACAAGGCATTTGGTAAGGGTGCTTTAATGAGACTTGGAGACAAAGATATAGAGCCAATTAAATCAATAAGTACAGGTTCTCTTGGGCTTGACTTAGCGCTTGGTATAGGTGGTGTTCCTCAGGGAAGAGTTGTTGAGATTTATGGACCTGAGAGTTCTGGTAAAACAACTTTAGCACTTCAGATAACTGCAGAATGTCAAAAAAATGGCGGTGTTTGTGCATTTATAGATGCTGAACACGCTCTTGATGTTGTATATGCTAAAAATCTTGGTGTAGATGTTGAAAATCTGCTTGTTTCTCAGCCTGATTATGGCGAACAAGCTTTAGACATTGTTGAAACTATTGCTCGTAGTGGAGCAATTGATTTAATAGTAATAGATTCAGTTGCAGCTTTGACTCCAAAGTCTGAGATTGAAGGCGAAATGTCTGATCAAAATGTTGGTGTTCAAGCTCGTCTTATGTCAAAAGCTCTTCGTAAACTGACTGGTGTTATCAGTAAAATGAACTGTACCGTTATTTTTATAAACCAGATTCGTATGAAAATTGGTATGATGGGCTATGGCTCTCCGGAGACAACAACTGGTGGAAATGCTCTAAAATTTTATGCATCAGTTCGTATTGATGTAAGACGTATAGCTTCTCTTAAGCAGGGCGAAAGTCAGATTGGTAATCGTGTTAAAGCTAAAGTTATCAAAAACAAAGTGGCACCACCATTCCGCCAAGCAGAGTTTGACATTATGTTTGGAGAAGGTATCTCAAAAGAGGGCGAGCTAGTTGACTATGGTGTTAAATTGGATATCATAGATAAAAGTGGCGCCTGGTTCTCTTACGAAGAGACTAAACTTGGTCAAGGACGTGAAAATGTTAAAGCTAAGTTCAAAGATGAGCCTGAATTGGCAAGAGAGATAGAAGAAAAAATCAAAGTAGCTATGGGCGTAAGTAATGTCATGATTATGGACACTACTGATATAGAAGACTTAGACGAATAACCATAACCTTCCCTTGTTCCTAAGTTGCACTTGGGAACACTCTCTTGCAACTTAAGTATTATACCTTTCTTCTAAACCATAAATAATATTCATCTTAAGTAGTTTTAGATAAAATTGCGGCAATAATATGTAACATATAGGATTATAAATGTATATTGAAAACGTAAGCGCAATCGAAGTAATGGATTCTCGTGGAAATCCAACGGTTAAGGCGACGGTAGAGTTAAGTGACGGGACAATTGAAAGTGCAATCGTGCCTTCGGGTGCTAGTACTGGTAAACGCGAGGCTTTAGAACTTCGTGATGGCGGAGATCGTTATATGGGCAAGGGTGTTTTGCAGGCAGTTGAA
Protein-coding regions in this window:
- a CDS encoding ATP-binding protein, yielding MNKKINSALKILRDSKIITPIILASLATYITVFFYIPYITEKNSIKMATKHSITAVEQMKLTRAYYVDAVVKDIKKYAPNMQFSYDHKGLNNSLPLPATALHDLSRIFSDNSGIKYNLYSEYPFAFRKMRELSEFQKEAIEYTKNSDDGIYIKKDFIDDKPVLRVAVTDFMTDQACVDCHNSHPQRTWTEDKWKLGDKRGVIEVITSLEDVIESNLEARDNMLIFISIIGFVLVIYLSYILAKREKELLDANDQLQDEFINLKNETSKAITQAKEKELHMLQQSKMAQMGEMLSMIAHQWRQPLAAISSTASTLELKLIMDDYDQPVFTAGIKDIQAYSQHLSLTINDFRNFFKDSKVVTKTTFENIIDDTVQIVKTSLQDHDTILVIHNDFKDELCIYENEFKQVILNLIKNAEDAIIENGISHGLIEIKTYRHGTDAIFEVSDNARGIDVEILSKIFDPYFSTKDKKSGTGLGLYMSKTIIENHCLGSIECFNTQEGARFKITLDPNKFSLAD
- a CDS encoding NFACT RNA binding domain-containing protein, with translation MKLSHLIQIKNYLQKFQKISAIYRVSDTIVKVSFDRDDEIFFEMQRSNSKMFRCSSYARSKVYNAPFDVLLAKRFNRANILSVELINEDKILRFKTSISSAYKEETTLLQFEFTGKYTNVIILDENEVVLEALRHVDLFSSFREVRVGQKLLNVPTAPFIAKEYPLEDVEKFLHDEYAQDIEDKLGSLKKQKLSFLGKKLKKLQKLYDVLEDEEKLEAEVQMCQHHGNLLLANIHNIKPYKKSIEVSDYDGTPVTIEFHKDFSSPAQMANSLFTRSKKAKQKVSHLHIEKESLNSKIEHMKLFMSAVEEAKDIAKIQLLFPKKIQSKKIKTNDSIETFWIDGYKIQLGKNEKGNVEVLKNARAKDIWVHMKDRPSAHVIITTDKQNIPMNIIEGAGRLCVDFTIAQKDKFLVDYTPRREVTIQSGASVLYNKYKTIEIDTR
- a CDS encoding phosphatidate cytidylyltransferase, whose product is MGFLKALTSSKERTVTGLSLIAVVLIIGFIDNFFLMWAVLGAVYLVAFGEAVKLFQVEKDSLTIYAVGIWLLAGVYPYGDDLFVLAGVAYASAVAFDKELKWNDFFPFIYPTAGMLFIFTMYQEYGVLSLLWLLVVVAMTDVGAYAVGKSIGKTPFCETSPNKTMEGVVGGIIVATFSGMFVGLSIVDLGVAFIISFMVATSSIFGDLFESSLKRAAGVKDSGDILPGHGGALDRIDGYLFGAIVMLVLLRGLV
- the dxr gene encoding 1-deoxy-D-xylulose-5-phosphate reductoisomerase, whose product is MVLLGSTGSIGVNTLEVAKKFNIDVEVLVCGKNIELLNKQILEHSPKVVVIADAHDIHKVNHSNVFSGSDAILKVIEDSSSELVVNALVGFLGLRPTLTALGCGKKIALANKESLVACGDFIDVSRIQPIDSEHFGLWYLMQDRPVEKMIITASGGAFRDWDINKLQNATLADTQKHPNWSMGQKITIDSATMVNKMFELLEARWLFGKGEYDAIIETKSLIHALIDFKDGSTTAHFAHASMQLPIAYALDEKMNENILGHVDLLKVGSLEFREITTDRYPVWQIREELLKNPSRGVVVNAANEAAIQKFINKEIGFMDISKTIIEAFEKFTEMPKNVDDVFDIDAQVRREIGKRK
- the tsaD gene encoding tRNA (adenosine(37)-N6)-threonylcarbamoyltransferase complex transferase subunit TsaD: MILSIESSCDDSAIAITDIKTKKLLFHKKISQELEHSIYGGVVPELAARLHAEALPKILAECEPYFKDLKAVAVTSTPGLAVTLVEGVTMAKAVSVALGIPLIGVNHLVGHIYSLFIDKETRFPLTVLLVSGGHTQVMEVKSLQEIKTVAKSMDDSFGESFDKCAKMMGLGYPGGPLIEELAKDGDRKKYDFTIPLSQSKLIAFSYSGLKNAVRLAVEKGSEEDYKDIAASFEHIATMHLTQKLKKYFKTVQPKTFAIVGGASANLYLRSQIQELLRPHGADLLLSELKYCSDNAAMIGRVAVEMYDKKMFSNMQDLDISPRSSI
- the tpx gene encoding thiol peroxidase; the protein is MATVTFKNDIVCNLAGNEINVGDTAPVTTVVNCNPMLQNEQIGGEGKVQLVVAVPSLDTGVCDAETRRFNTEAAALSGVEVITVSMDLPFASARWCGAAGIENLKVCSDFRNKDFANAYGVLLADGPLAGITARVIFVIGKDGKVSYKQVVPEITTEPNYEEAIAAAKAAL
- a CDS encoding TIGR04219 family outer membrane beta-barrel protein gives rise to the protein MKKIFTALTCAGLLASTVSADFGRVEMGVGAWAQKTSGKISYTDNGANGTYTSSEKDVSQLYVWALIKHPIPVVPNLRLEYVALEDKGTATGQFKDFNIGGVSTTMAYDMKQYDIIPYYNILDNTAWITLDLGLDIKVVEASYNAAPQTPFTGYSGSETIALPLLYVRGRVEIPSTNIGIEADVKYVTYSSSTVYDARAKIDYTLDFIPVVQPAIEVGYRVQKIDLADDSSLNVDLEFSGVYAGLMLRF
- a CDS encoding DUF4405 domain-containing protein — protein: MDNKIVMKKIISLTLAFSFLVMSITGIMLYIVPKGKIAYWANWQMFGLTKTQYGDIHITSMILFLVVTIWHIYYNWKPLVSYMRDSAKKITLFKKELLIALGLNILFVAGTLSGIQPFQSVLDLNDDIKSYWEKEYGSPPYGHAEESSLKSFSKRIGADTDNAVKLLKDSNIKVDSIEQTLLEISKENGIASKVIYDIIRPKQNSNDEKIDFLGRRTLDELASLNKISLEKSIEFLEKQGFKASSDTKMKEAAEALGVTPYKLYEKLKTL
- a CDS encoding UDP-N-acetylmuramate dehydrogenase, which encodes MKTKKIDFSKFSSINIGDTLEVSLLENPNDLTPQHFLIGSCNNILMGTQPPKLMKLSKSYDYIKIEDSVLKIGAATPSGKIASFCKKHNIANFEFISHLPGTLGGLVYMNAGLKEYEIFNYLISIKTTKAALHKDDITFGYRFTNIKEPILEATFALEYGFDEEKVALFKKMRSNQPSIPSAGSCFKNPEGDYAGRLIEAVGLKGKRVGGMEFSTEHANFLVNCGGGIFEDAIFLIEEAQKRVLDEFGISLECEVVILDKRYLG
- the fliQ gene encoding flagellar biosynthesis protein FliQ; this encodes MEAKLIALGIETFKIALLLALPGLLTGMLVGLAVSIFQATTQINEMTLSFIPKIIGVVIVIILTMPWMLNSMTDFATNIFNMMPEFIE